In the genome of Mycobacteriales bacterium, the window TCCTTGCCCGTGCCAGTCCTCGACGAGCGAGCGCAGGCCGTCGACGTGGGCCGCGGACAGCGCCCGCCCGCTGCGGCTCTCGCCCCAGCGCTTGAGGACGCGGGAGAGTACGGCGGGAGCGAGGGCGCCCAGCACGGCGAGCGTGTCCGCCTGCGGGCCGGCAAGGACCTCGTCGGCGAGCGCGTCGAGGGCGTCGGCGTCCTCGCGGAGCTGCCGGGCGGAGCGGACCAGGGCCTGGGCGACACCGGGGCCGAGCTGCTCCTCGAGGACCGGCAGGACGGTGGCGCGGACCCGCACCCGCGCGAAGGCCGGCTCGCCGTTGTGCGGGTCGTCCCAGGGGGTGAGGCCGGCCTCGACGCAGGCCTGCCGGGTCTGCGCGCGGGTGACGCCGAGCAGCGGCCGACGCAGCAGCCCGCGGGCCGCGGGCATGCCGGCGAGGCTGCGGGCGCCGGCCCCGCGGGCCAGTCCGAGCAGCACCGTCTCGGCCTGGTCGTCGAGGGTGTGGCCGAGCAGGACCGCGGCCGCGCCGAGCCGGTCGGTCGCCGTGCCGAGGGCGGCGTACCTGCTGTCCCTGGCCCGCCCCTCCGGCCCCCCGCCGCCCCGCCCCCCCTCGCGCAGCGTCCGCTCGGACGCGGTGCGGTCGGGGTCCGGGTGAGCGGACGTTGCTGCGGCCTCCTCCGCTGCCAGCCGGAGCGTCCGCTCGGTGACCGTGGGAGGCGCGTCCGGGTGAGCGGACGTTGCGGGAGGTGCGGGGAGGACCTCGGCGGTGAGACCGAGGGCCCGGCACTGGTCGGCGGCGCGGGCGGCCACCTCGGCGGAGCCGTCCTGCAGGCCGTGGTCGACGACGAGGGCGACCGCGCCGGGCCGCTCGAAGGCGAGCGCGGCGGCCAGCGCGAGGGAGTCCGCGCCGCCGGAGACGGCGGCGGCGACGAGCGCGTCGGGCGGGAGGTCAGCCAGGCAGCGGCGGACCGCGAGCCGCACGGCGGCGGTGGCGGGGGGCGGTCCGGGCACGGGGCAGAGGCCGGTCTCAGGCCGGTGTCATGCCGCGGACGGGCCGTGCAGCCGGCGGACCCAGTCGTGCGGCGCGGTGATCTCCGCGCGGGTCGGCAGCGCCTCCGGCGACTCCCACACCCGGTTGAAGCCGTCCATGCCGACCGCGTCGACGGCGGCGTCGACGAACCGCTTGCCCTCGGCGTACTGCAGGGCCTTGAGGTCGAGACCGAGCAGCCGGCGCAGTGCGCGGTCGAGCGGCCCGCCGCGCTGGCCGCGGCGCTGCTGGAAGCGGCTGCGGATGTGGGCGACGGTCGGCACGACCGACGGACCGACGCCGTCCATGACGTGCTCCGCGTGGCCCTCGAGCAGCGACATGAAGGCGGTGACGCGGTCCATCACGACCTTCTGCTCGGGCGTCTGCAGCAGCTCGACCAGCGACCCGCCACGAGGGACCTGGGTGATCGCGGTTTTGAGCCGCTCGACGACGGCCGAGGGGTCGTCGAGGCCCGAGGCGGTGAGCAGCGCGCCGATCTCTGCGCGGACGTGGTCGTGCAGCCACGGCACCGCGGTGAACTGCGTGCGGTGGGTGACCTCGTGTAGCGCGACCCACAACCGGAAGTCGTGGGGGTCGACGCCGAGCTGGCGCTCGGTCTCGACGATGTTGGGCGCGACGAGGATGAGGCGGCCGCGGGTGCCCGCGGCGGTGAAGGCTTCGTACTGCCCGAGGACCTTGCCGGACAGGAAGGCGAGCACCGCGCCCATCTGCAGCCCGGTGACCTTCGAGGTGACCGCGGTCGCGAGGCCCGGGCCCTTGGAGAGCGTGTCGGCGAGCGGCTCGAGGACGACCTTGAAGCCGTCGACGTTGGCCGCGGCCCAGCCCGCGCGGTCGACGACGGTGGCCTCGAGCGGCTCCCCCGGCGGGACCAGACCGGTGACGGCACGGACGTGCTCCTCAGCGGAGACGGCGAGGCCGCGCAGCTCGGTGACGACGTCGGTCGCCTCGGCCCACGAGACCGTGGGCGGCGCCGGCGCGAGCCGGGCAGCGGTGGCCGCGGCGAGCGCGTAGTCGATGGGTCCGGTCACGCCGCCGACCCTACGTCGCGACCTCGGGGGTTAGCGGCAGCCGCAGGAGGCGAGCACCGCGGCGAAGCGGTCGAGGGCCGCCTCGGCCTGACGGGTGGCACCCAGGGGTACGCCGTCGGCGGTCAGGTCGAAGGCGAGCAGCCGACCGTCGCGCGTCCGCACCAGACCCGCCAGCGCGCTGACGCCGTTGAGCGTGCCGGTCTTGGCCCGCACCACACCGGCGGCGGGCAGCGACGGCCCGGTGCGGTAGCGCTTGGCGAGCGTCCCGTCGAAGCCGGCCACCGGCAGCCCGGTCAGCGCCGGCCCGAGCCGCGAGGCGTCACCGACGGCCAACGCCCGCAGGACCGCGGTGAGCGCCGCAGGCTGGACCCGGTCGTCACGCGACAGCCCGCTGGCGTCGACCAGGGCGAGCGACCCGCGCGGCACCCCGGCCTCCTCGAGCACCGCGGCGACCGCGGCGGCCGCGCCGGTGAAGGTCGCCGGCTGGCCCTTCGCCAACGCGACCTGACGGGCGAGCGACTCCGCGAGGTCGTTGTCGCTGCGCACCAGCATGTCCTCGACGAGCTGACCGACGGTCGGTGAGACGACGCTCGCGAGGACGGCGGCGTCGCCGGCGGCCCGGCCGCGGGTGACCGGGGCCTTCACGCCCAGGGCCTTCGCGAGCGCCTGCCCGGCGGCCAGCGCGGGGTCGGCGACCCGCGGCCCCCGGCCGGGGAGCGAGCGGCCGGAGTCGACAGCGAGGCTCGACACCGGCATGACGTCACCGCTCGTCACGTAGGTCGGCCGCCAGCCCGGGCCGAGCCGCGGGCCGGCGTAGAGGGAGTCGTCCACGAGCACGCGCGTCACCGTCGTACTCCCGAGCTGGGTCACGAGGTCGCGCAGTCTGGCCGGTCGCGGGTAGGCGGAGCCGGTGCCCGTCGACAGCAGCGGGTCTCCCCCGCCGACGAGCACGACCTCGCCCGCGGCGGCGCCCGCGACCACCCGGGTGGTGAGCCGGGCGGCCGGGTCGAGCGCGGACAGCGCCGCGACCGCGGTCACGATCTTCGCGGTCGACGCGGGCAGCACGGGCTCGGTGTCGCGCAGGGACAGCAGCGCCTCGCCGGTCTCGACGTCGACGACCGACACGGCCAGCCGCCCGGTGACCGCCGGGTCCGCCAGCACCGGGGCGAGCGCCCGTGTCAGCGCGGCCGTCGACGGCAGCGCGCCGCCGGTGGGGGCCGGGGCGAGCAGCGGCGTGCGGGTCGGCTCCGGCCGCGGGCTCAGCAGAGGCAGCGCCTCGACGACCGGCGCAGGGTCGTCCCCGTCGAGCACCAGCGTCGCCCCGCCACCACCGGCCAGGGCGATCGCCAGCAGCGCAGCGGTGACCCGGCTGCCTGTGCTGCGGAACACACTCACCCCTGTCCGGACGCCCCCTGCCGTGCGCGACACTAGGTGCCCGCACGATTTTCGAGGAGAGGCCTTCCGTGGAGTTCGACGTCACCATCGAGATCCCGAAGGGTCAGCGCAACAAGTACGAGGTCGACCACAAGACCGGTCGCATCCGCCTCGACCGGATGCTGTTCACCAGCACGCGCTACCCCAGCGACTACGGCTTCGTCGAGGACACCCTCGGCGGCGACGGCGACCCGCTCGACGCGCTGGTGCTGCTCGACGAGCCGACCTTCCCGGGCTGCCTCATCCGCTGCCGCACAATCGGCATGTTCCGGATGAGCGACGAGGCCGGCCCCGACGAGAAGCTGCTCTGCGTGCCCGTCGGCGACCCGCGGCAGAGCCACCTGCAGGACATCTTCCACGTGCCGGAGTTCGACCGGCTTGAGATCCAGCACTTCTTCGAGGTCTACAAGGACCTCGAGCCCGGCAAGTCCGTCGAGGGCGCGTCGTGGGTCGGTCGCACCGAGGCCGAGGCCGAGGTCGTCGCCTCGCAGAAGCGCTTCCTCGAGGACCCGCACGCGGTCGACCACAGCGGCGACCCGGACGCCAAGCACTAGCCGGTGCCGGACACCGGCGACCTGCTGCTCCTGCTGCTGGCGGCCTTCGCGGCCGGCAGCCTCGACGCGATCGTCGGTGGCGGCGGGCTGGTGCAGCTGCCGGCCCTGCTCCTCGTGCTGCCCGGCCAGCCGGTCGTCAGCCTGCTCGGCACCAACAAGCTCTCGTCGATCGTCGGCACCTTCTCCGCGGCGGTCACCTACTGCCGCAAGGTCCGCGTCGACCGGCCGACCGCGGTCCGGATGGCGAGCGCGGCCTTCCTGGGCAGCGCCCTCGGCGCCTACCTCGCGACCGTGCTCGACAGCTCGGTGCTGCGACCGGTCGTGCTCGTCGCGCTGGTCGCGGTCTTCCTCTACACCGCGCGCCGACCGTCGCTCGGCGAGGTCGAGGCGCTGCGCCTGACCCCTCGCCGGCAAGCCGCACTCGCCCTCGTCGGCGGCTTCGGGATCGGGGCGTACGACGGGCTCGTCGGTCCCGGGACCGGCTCGTTCCTCGTGTTCCTGCTCGTCGGCGCCGCGGGGCTGTCGTTCCTGCACGCCTCGGCGACCGCGAAGGTCGTCAACACCGCGACCAACCTCGCCGCGCTGATCCTGTTCGCTGCCGGCGGCCACGTCCTGTGGGGGCTCGGCCTGGCGATGGCGGCGGCCAACCTGCTCGGCTCGCAGATCGGCGCGCGCCTCGCGCTGCGGCACGGGTCGGCCTGGGTCCGCAAGGTCTTCCTCGTCGTCGTCGGCGTCCTCATCGCCAAGCTCGGCTACGACCTGCTCACCTGACGAGCAGCTCCCCGCCCGCCCCGCCCGCACCATCCCGGATGATCAACAGGGGATCTGCACGGGACACGCCGACGGGTCGCGTGCAGACCACCTGTTGATCAACGGGTGCACGACAGGACCGGGCCCGCGACGAGCGCGGACCCGGTCCCGGGTCGAGCAGGGGGTACGACGACCCCGGTGCGTCAGGCGGCCTTGACGGCGCGCACCGGCGCGATCTCCACCGTGGGCTCGCCGGCGCGGTGGCCGATGGCCGCCACGACCGAGCGGACGAACTCGCCGCCGCCGACCAGCGCGAGGCCGGTCATGACCGGGTGCATCCAGTCGCTGCGGAAGTCCTGGCCGAAGGACGTGAAGACCGAGTAGTCGAGCATCCAGGCGAAGCCGGCGGCGAGCGCGACGCCGATGGTGCGGGTCAGGGCGGTCGGGACCTTGACGGGCAGCAGCTCGTCGAGGCACTGCAGGACGACCGTGAGGCCGAGGGCGAGGCCGAGGAAGACGACGAAGGCGTACATGTCCACCACTCCAGTGGTGCGGTCGGCGGGGCGCCTTGCCCCGCTCACCTGGTTGGACCCGACGCGCGCAGATCGGTTACAGGGCAACCTGGCAGCGGTGCGGTGCAATGGCAGCGTGCAGGTCGACGCGGCGCTGGTGGCAGCCGTCCAGCGCGGCGAGGCCGGCGCCATGGACGCGCTGATCCGCGCGACCTACACCGACGTCTACGCGCTGTGCCGCCGGCTGCTCGGCGACCCCTCCGACGCGGCCGACGCGACGCAGGAGGTCTACCTGCGGGTCGTCCGCTCGGTGCTCGCCTTCCGCGGCGAGTCCGCCTTCGGCACCTGGCTGCACCGCGTGACGGTCAACGTCTGCATGACGCAGCTGCGCCGACGCGGTGACGTCCGGGCCCGCGGACAGAGCGCCGGCATCGAGGACTTCCTGCCCGACGAGCTGACCTCCGACGACGCCGGACCGGAGGAGCGCGCGGAGCGCTCGGACCTCGCGGCCCGCACCGCCTCGGCGCTGACCCAGCTCTCCGACGACGCCCGCGAGGTCGTCGTCCTCAGGGACGTGCAGGGGCTGTCGACGAAGGAGGCAGCGGAGGTGCTCGGCGTCAGCGAGGGCGCGGTGAAGGTGCGGCTGCACAGGGCGCACGCACGACTGAGGGAGCTGGTGGGGGCATGACCGAGCTGAGCAAGGTCTGCGAGGAGGTGCAGTCGCAGCTTCCGGCGTACGTCGACAGGTCACTGCCGGTGCTGCGCCGTCGACTGGTCGGCCTGCACCTGCGGCGCTGCCAGGCCTGCCAGGCGGAGTTCTCGCTGCAGCGCGACGTCGCCGCCGGCCTCGGCCAGCTCGCCGCTCCGGCCGACGACCCGCCCGAGGGTCTGCTCGACGCGCTGCTGGAGCAGGCCGCCAGTCCTGGGCTGAAGGGTCGCGCGGCAGTGCCGGCGCGCGGCGCGGTCAGCGGCAAGCGCCCGGCGCTGTCGGTCGCGCTGCTCGTCGCTGGCGCGGCCGCGGGGACCGGCGTCGGCTATGCCGGCTGGCGCGGCGCGAGAGCAGCCCGGTCGAGGCTGCGGCGCTAGCGGCTGCTAGGCAGACCGCTCCTTCGTGACGCTCACGAGCGCGGGACGGGGCGCAGGCAGCCCACCGGCGAGCAGCAGCGTCAGCGCGGCAGGCTCGAGCGGCCGCGCGATGTGCCAGCCCTGCAGCATCACGCAGCCGGCCGCGATGACAGCGGCCTGCTCGGCTGCGGTCTCCACGCCCTCGGCGATGGTCGTCGCCCCCAGCGCGAGGGCCAGCCTCGTCGTCGCCTCGACGATGGCGGCCTCCCTCGCACTGCGGACGGTGCCCGCGGTGAAGCTGCGGTCGATCTTGACGATGTCGACGGGCAGGTCACGCAGGTGCGACATGGAGCTGTAGCCGGTGCCGAAGTCGTCCAGGGCGATCCGGACGCCCATCGCCCGCAGCGCGGCCAGTGCCACAGAGGTCTCCTGCGGCCGCTCGACGACGGCGGTCTCGGTCAGCTCGATGACGAGGCGGCCAGGGTCGAGGCCCGTGGCGGAGCACGCGTCACGGACCCACGCCACGACGGCACCGTCCTCGACGCTGCCCGGGGTCACGTTGACCGACACGGCGAGCGACAGCCCGGCACGCTGCCACTCGGCGGCCTGTGCGCAGGCTCGCCCGACGACCCAGCGGTCGAGGTCCGGCAGCAGCCCCCGGTCAGCCGCCAGCCCGAGGAAGTCACCGGGCGCGAGCGCACCGTCGACCGGGTGCTGCCAGCGCAGCAGCGCCTCGGCGAGGACGAGCTCGCCCGTCGTGGCGTCCGCGATCGGCTGGTAGACGAGCGCGAGACCCGAGCCCGTCCGCAGCGCCTCGGCGAGGTCGGCCTGCAGCCGGCGACGCCGCTCGTCGCGCGCGCGCAGGGCCGGCTCGAACGTCACCACCCGGGCCCTCCCGGAGGCCTTGGCCTCGTAGAGCGCGGTGTCGGCGTCGCGCAGCAGCAGGCCCGGGGTCGCCCCGTCGGCGCTGCTGCCGACGGCGACGCCACAGCTGCCGGACACCTCGACGACCCGACCCGGTATCGCGACCGGCTCCTCGAGGGCGGCGAGCAGCCGGGCCGCCGCGCGCTCCGCCTCGCCGACCTCGCGCAGCCGGGACAGGCACACGACGAACTCGTCGCCACCGAGCCGGGTGAGCAGCTCACCCGCCCTGCAGACGCCCCGCAGCCGGGCGGATACCGCCTCGAGCAGCGCGTCGCCCGCGTCGTGACCAAGGCTGTCGTTGACCTCTTTGAAGCCGTCGAGGTCGACGAACAGGACCCCCACCAGTCCGTCCTGCGCGAGGGCCGCGGCCAACCCCTCGTGCAGTGCGGTTCGGAAGCCCCGTCAACGCGTCGTGGCGCGACTGGTGCAGCAGGTCGCGCTCGGCGGCGGCCCGCCTGGTCGTGTCCGTGCAGATGCCCGCGACGGCGTAGGGCCGGCCGTCTGCGTCGAGGAGCGGGAACTTCGTGACGTGCATGGTGCGGGTGCCGGTCGGGAAGCGGATCTCGCTCTCGCTCTCGACCACCCCGCCGCCCTGCAGGGCAGCCAGGTCGGAGTCGACCAGCCCCACGACGGCGGGGTAGCCGAAGACCTCGCCGGCGGTCTTCCCGAGCAGGTCTGCGGGGGTCTTGCCGTGCATCGCCGCGAAGGTGGGGTTGACGCGCACGAAGCGGCCGTCGAGGTCCTTGACGAAGACCATCGCCGGTGCGTTGTCGATGAGCTCGGCGAGCCGCCGCTCGCTGTCCCGGACGCGCCGGGCCTCAATCTCCACCCGACGCTCGGCCGCCTCGCGGTCACGCTGCGACCAACCCCACGTCACGACGCTGGCGAGGGCCGCCAGTAGGACGTAGCTGGCGTGAGCGGCGGTCGCCGCGAGCGGGTGCTCCCGCGACCACGGGTCGCTGTAGACGTCATCGCTGGCCCACACCCCCATGACGCCGTGCTCGACGAGGACGACGCCGAGGGCGAGCCCGAAGGGCACCCAGTCCTGGTAGAGCGCGAGCGCCGCCACCACCACGAAGAAGTGGAAGTGCAGGAAGGAGTGGCCCCCTCCGACGTGCACCACCAGGGCGGCGGCGAGGACGAGGCCGAGCGCGACCGCCCCCGACGCGAGGGTGCGGTGCGCCGTCCTCGCCGCGACGACGCACAGCACGGCCAGGCCCACGCCAGCGCTGACCGCGTGATCGAGGTCGTGGCCGTTGAGCAGCGCCCAGGCAGGCAGCAGCAGCGCGTGCCCGACGAGGAGGCGGAGCAGGGCGCGGTGCCGCCCCCACCACAGGGCGTCGGGAAGGGACCTCCCGTGCGGCAGGCTGGACAGCAGCGCGTCGACGGTCGGGCGGACGACGGGCACCCTGCCACGTTGGCAGCGCACGACCACCGTGTCGCCACTAGATGTGACGACGCAGCACCCTGCATCGCGGGCTACTGCGGAGTAGTCCAAGTGTGGAGCCGCCTCGGGGAATCGAACCCCGGACAACCTCATTACGAGTGAGGTGCTCTGCCGACTGAGCTAAGGCGGCGGGACCCGGACGCGAGGACCGGGACCGCGGCGTGAAGTCTAGGGCAGGCCGCACCGGCCTCGCTGCCGGGACGCGCGCCCGTCAACCGGTCCGCAGCGACAGCGCCATCGACTCGACGGCGAGCAGCGGCGCGACGTTGGCGTCGAGAGCCTCCCGGCAGGCGAGGACAGCGTCGATGCGCCGCAGGGTCGACTCCGGCGAGGTGGCCCGGGCGAGCTGGGCGGTCTGCTCGCCGAGGTCGACGTGGACGAGGTCGACACCGCTGCCGAGCTGGTGGGCGAGCACGTCGCGGTAAAACGCGGACAGGTCACCGAGCGCGCGGTCGAGGGCGTCGCGCTGGGTGCGGGTGCCGCGCGACTTCTGCCGCTTCTCGAGGTCCTTGAGCGCGCCGGCGGAGCCACGGGTCGAGCCGGTGACGCCCTTGCCGGTGGCGCCCTCGCCGAGCGCGGTCGCCAGGGACTGGCGCTCGGTGGCGTCGCGGCCGGCCGTGAGCTGGTCGGCCTCCTCCTTGGCGGCGTCGACGAGCGCCTTGGCGGCGGCCAACGCCGCCGAGACGCCCTGCAGCGAGCGCGGCAGCGACAGCACCTCGCGACGCTCGGTGCGGGCCTCTTCGTCGGTGGCGAGCCGCTTGGCGCGGCCGATGTGGCCCTGCGCGGCGCGGGCCGCGAAGGCCGCCATCGCGGGGTCGACGCCGTCGCGCTCGACGAGCACGCGGGCGACGTCGTCGACCGGCGGGGTGCGCAGCGAGACCAGGCGACACCGCGAGCGGATCGTGGGCAGCAGGTCGTCGACCGACGGCGCGCACAGCAGCACCACCGAGCGCGGCGGCGGCTCCTCGATGGCCTTGAGGAGCGTGTTGGTGGTGCGCTCCTCCATCCGGTCGGCGTCCTCCATGACCGTGATCTGCCAGCGACCGCGGGTCGGGGAGCGCGACGAGCGGGTGATGAGCTCGCGCGCCTCGTCGATCTTGAAGTGCAGGCCCTCGGGCACCACCACCGCGACGTCGGGGTGGTTGCCGGTCAGCGCCTGGTGGCAGGTCTCGCAGTGCCCGCAGCCACCCTCGGTGCACTGCAACGCCGCCGCGAAGGCCCGCGCCGCGACCGAGCGGCCCGACCCCGGCGGCCCGGTGAACAGCCACGCGTGGGTCATCCCGCCGGCCGAGCCGGTGCCTCCTGCGACAACCCCGGCGGCCGAGGCGACCGCCGCCTGCAGCTGCTCGACGACCCGCTGCTGGCCGACCAGCCCGTCGAAGACGCTCACGGGACCGCCACCGCGGGACGCACCGGCAGCACCACTGCGACCCGACCGCGTACGGCCGCGTGGACGACGTCGACCGGGGCCTCTGCGGGCACGACGAGGTAGCGCTCGGGGTCGCGCGCGGCGAGCTCGAGGAAGCCGCTGCGCACCCGCTGGTGGAAGGCCAGCGACTCGCCCTCGATGCGGTCGGCCCCGCCCCGGGTCGCCCGGGCCAGCCCCACCGACGGGTCGACGTCGAGCAGCAGCGTGAGGTCGGGGCGCAGCGCCTCGGTCGCCCACGTCGAGATCTTCTGCACGTCGTCGCGGTCGAGCGCGCGGCCGGCCCCCTGGTAGGCCAGCGAGCTGTCGACGTAGCGGTCGGTCAGCACCACCGCGCCCCGCTCGAGCGCCGGCCGCACGACCTGCGCGACGTGCTGGGCGCGGTCGGCGGCGTAGAGCAGGGCCTCCGCGCGCGGCGCCAGGGCACCGGTCGCCGGGTCGAGCAGCAGCGCCCGCACCTTGCGGCCCATCGGCGTCGCCCCGGGCTCGCGGGTGACGACGACCTCGTGGCCGGCCTCCTCGAGCCAGGCCGCGAGCAGCCGCAGCTGGGTCGACTTGCCCGCTCCCTCGCCGCCCTCGAGCGCGAGGAAGCACCCGGCGTACGACGGTTGTGCCGGCTTGCGGGCGAGTCGGTGCATCACGTCGCGGCGGAGCGGCACGCCCGGTCGGTCGTCCATCTGCCGCAGCGACGCGCGGCCGACCAGCAGGGCGAGCACCCCACCGAGCACGAGCGTCACCGAGACGCCGTTGACGTCCAGCGACATCCCGCCGACGTCGACGGTGCGCATCCCGATCGAGCCGCTGATGAAGGGCGTCACGCCGGTGACGACGAACAGGTCGATGCGCATCAGCGACTGCACCAGACCGAAGGTCCGGCCGCGCACCGCGTCGTCGACCTCCCCGCCCAGCAGGGTCAGCCCGACGACGTAGGCGAGGCCGGCGAAGGCCCCGACCGAGACCGTGGCGAGCACCGCGACGGCCAGGTTGGGGACGAGCGCGAGCACGATCAGCGACAGCCCGGCGCCGGTGATCGACGGACCGAAGACCCGCCTGCGCGACATGTCACCGATCAGCAGCGGCCCGAGCGCGATGCCGCCCGCGATGCCGACGAAGACCGCGCCGAAGAGCAGGCCGTAGGCGCCCTGGCCGCCCTGCAGGACCGTGTCGGCGAACAGCTGCCCCTGAGCGATGACGGCACCGCCCGCCGCGAGCGCGCCGAGCATCCCGACGAGCAGGCCCTTGACGAGCTGGCTCGACCGGGCGAAGGCGAGCCCCTCGCGGATCGACTCCAGCATCGTGAGCCCGCTGTCGCGCCGGCCCTCACCGGGGCTGTCGATCCGCAGTCCCGCGATGACCGCCGCCGACACCAGGAAGGTGCCGGCGTTGACGTAGAGCGCGAGGTCGACCGGCCGGGCCTCGAGCACGTTGCGCGACAGCACACCCAGCGCGGCGAAGATGCCGGCTGCCACCGGCGCGGAGCCGTAGGTCGCGAACAGCGACACCTGGTTGGCCCGCTCGAGCTGGGTCGGCCCGACGAGCTTGGGGACCGAGGCCTCCTTGGCCGGGATCCAGAACAGCGACGCCGTCTCGATGAGGAACGACGCGACGAGCAGCCACACCAGCGACCCGGCGAGCGGGATCGAGACGAACAGCGCGAAGCGCACCAGGTCGCAGACGACCATCGTGCGGCGCCGGTCGAAGCGGTCGACGAAGGCGCCTGCGACCGGCCCGAGCAGCACCGCGGGGAGCAGTCGCAGGACGAGCACGCCGCCGGTCGCGTAGGCCTTGCCGGAGAAGCCGTCGACCAGCTGCGCGGCCAGCGCCGTGGTCGCGAGGAAGCCGAGCCAGTCGCCGAGCGAGGACAGCGCCAGCGCCGCGAACAGCCGCCGGAACGGCCCCTTCGACAGGACCCCTCCCGTCGGCGGTGACGGCTCGCTGCTCACAGGCGCAAGAGTACGGCGCAGGGACGCGCCTTCCCGTCGTACCCGCTCCGCCTGTGGAGCGTCACGCCTTCTTGGCCGGGGCCTTCTTCTTGGCGGGGGCCTTCTTGCGGGCGGCGGTCTTCTTCACGACCGGTCCGCGGGCGCGACGGTCGGCGAGCAGCTCCATGGCGCGATCGTCGGTGAGGCTCTCCGGGTCGTCGCCCTTGCGCAGCGAGGCGTTGGTCTCGCCGTCGGTGACGTAGGGGCCGAAGCGGCCCTCCTTGACCACCATCGGCTTGCCGGACACCGAGTCGTTGCCGAGCTCCTTGAGGGGCGGCTTGGCGGCCGCGGCCTGGCGCCCGCGCAGCTTGGGCTGGGCGAGCAGGGCCTGTGCCTGCGCGAGGTCGACGGTGAACAGCTGCTCCTCGGTCTCGAGCGAGCGGCTCTCCTTGCCCTTGGAGATGTAGGGGCCGTAGCGGCCGTTCTGCGCCGTGACCTCCTCGCCGTCGAGCTCGCCGAGGGTGCGCGGCAGGGTGAGCAGCCGCAGGGCGTCGTCGAGGGTCAGGGTGTCGAGCGACATCGACGCGAACAGCGAGGCCGTCGGCGGCTTGTCCTTGGAGCCCTCGGGCAGCGTGACGCTGACGTAGGGGCCGTAGCGGCCGGCCTTGGCCACGACGTCGAAGCCGGTGTCGGGGTGCTGGCCGAGGACGCGGTCACCGGACGGGGCACTCGCCAGCTCCAGCGCCAGCGCCGGGGTGAGCTCGTCGGGAGCGAGGTCCTCGGGCAGCGAGGCGCGCAGCTGCTCGTCGCCGTCGGGGCCGACCTGGACGTAGGGGCCGTAGCGGCCGACGCGCACGACGACCTCGCGGCCGTCCTCGGTGCGGCCGATGCGCAGGCTGTTGACCTCGCGGGCGTCGATCTCCTCGAGCCGGTCGCCGACCAGCTTCTTCAGGCCGCCCTGGCGGGCCAGGCCGCCCTCCTTGCCGTCGGCGCTGCCGAACCAGAAGCGGGACAACCAGGCGACGCCGTTCTCGGTGCCGCCGGCGATCTCGTCGAGGTCGTCCTCCATCGAGGCGGTGAAGCCGTAGTCGACGAGCCGGCCGAAGTGGCCCTCGAGCAGCCCGATGACGGCGAAGGCGAGCCAGGTCGGGACGAGGGCCGAGCCCTTCTTCCAGACGTAGCCGCGGTCCTGGACGGTCGTGATGATGGAGGCGTAGGTCGAGGGCCGGCCGATGCCGAGCTCCTCGAGCCGCTTGACCAGCGACGCCTCGGTGAAGCGGGCGGGCGGGCTCGTCG includes:
- a CDS encoding bifunctional diguanylate cyclase/phosphodiesterase, translating into MGVLFVDLDGFKEVNDSLGHDAGDALLEAVSARLRGVCRAGELLTRLGGDEFVVCLSRLREVGEAERAAARLLAALEEPVAIPGRVVEVSGSCGVAVGSSADGATPGLLLRDADTALYEAKASGRARVVTFEPALRARDERRRRLQADLAEALRTGSGLALVYQPIADATTGELVLAEALLRWQHPVDGALAPGDFLGLAADRGLLPDLDRWVVGRACAQAAEWQRAGLSLAVSVNVTPGSVEDGAVVAWVRDACSATGLDPGRLVIELTETAVVERPQETSVALAALRAMGVRIALDDFGTGYSSMSHLRDLPVDIVKIDRSFTAGTVRSAREAAIVEATTRLALALGATTIAEGVETAAEQAAVIAAGCVMLQGWHIARPLEPAALTLLLAGGLPAPRPALVSVTKERSA
- a CDS encoding DNA polymerase III subunit delta' translates to MSVFDGLVGQQRVVEQLQAAVASAAGVVAGGTGSAGGMTHAWLFTGPPGSGRSVAARAFAAALQCTEGGCGHCETCHQALTGNHPDVAVVVPEGLHFKIDEARELITRSSRSPTRGRWQITVMEDADRMEERTTNTLLKAIEEPPPRSVVLLCAPSVDDLLPTIRSRCRLVSLRTPPVDDVARVLVERDGVDPAMAAFAARAAQGHIGRAKRLATDEEARTERREVLSLPRSLQGVSAALAAAKALVDAAKEEADQLTAGRDATERQSLATALGEGATGKGVTGSTRGSAGALKDLEKRQKSRGTRTQRDALDRALGDLSAFYRDVLAHQLGSGVDLVHVDLGEQTAQLARATSPESTLRRIDAVLACREALDANVAPLLAVESMALSLRTG
- the tmk gene encoding dTMP kinase, with amino-acid sequence MSSEPSPPTGGVLSKGPFRRLFAALALSSLGDWLGFLATTALAAQLVDGFSGKAYATGGVLVLRLLPAVLLGPVAGAFVDRFDRRRTMVVCDLVRFALFVSIPLAGSLVWLLVASFLIETASLFWIPAKEASVPKLVGPTQLERANQVSLFATYGSAPVAAGIFAALGVLSRNVLEARPVDLALYVNAGTFLVSAAVIAGLRIDSPGEGRRDSGLTMLESIREGLAFARSSQLVKGLLVGMLGALAAGGAVIAQGQLFADTVLQGGQGAYGLLFGAVFVGIAGGIALGPLLIGDMSRRRVFGPSITGAGLSLIVLALVPNLAVAVLATVSVGAFAGLAYVVGLTLLGGEVDDAVRGRTFGLVQSLMRIDLFVVTGVTPFISGSIGMRTVDVGGMSLDVNGVSVTLVLGGVLALLVGRASLRQMDDRPGVPLRRDVMHRLARKPAQPSYAGCFLALEGGEGAGKSTQLRLLAAWLEEAGHEVVVTREPGATPMGRKVRALLLDPATGALAPRAEALLYAADRAQHVAQVVRPALERGAVVLTDRYVDSSLAYQGAGRALDRDDVQKISTWATEALRPDLTLLLDVDPSVGLARATRGGADRIEGESLAFHQRVRSGFLELAARDPERYLVVPAEAPVDVVHAAVRGRVAVVLPVRPAVAVP